A region of Porites lutea chromosome 13, jaPorLute2.1, whole genome shotgun sequence DNA encodes the following proteins:
- the LOC140922977 gene encoding NCK-interacting protein with SH3 domain-like, protein MYRSLYDYTGKDKGVLPLRVGEKFRFIEQHDVNWWKMRSQNGSVGLVPACYLEAVDRVSANPSEQKSVLESIDRAIEVIHSQATHAGGAYTHEQRANLRKLLEHRTRLLSGKESRASGAHHSGMKSSKPVVTEHDPPAQPRRPAPTLPPQKDKKDKTKESTKRRPAPSVPVSNANQTATETKESQSSGEGQSASSVPPVPQRNDLVPVKVRAGLAAELLELLRINTGLSYDKSHVAVETVVTHLQISIPSISDAMTQILQDLAQQKESRSEDEEALLQTHDGQQLIGILDELTEHKEDSQQRTWAVHEDEGILHKLLKNLLSILLDADPTVCRAVLRQDDYEYINMLVVYFQMEQRQSLREQLIEIFGCMCGLEKEMLSQLLCSVLPAELAIEAMNKKEDAVMQCHCALLLTMIFSTGESVPFTVYDQIDDSFVDFLIDAIENAADDEEGEQLVDTFVPLILAFNQHFVDVSSNIVIRVLASRKTAKTLSEKIMLLINREEDPTALFSYPRACPDSVLKFLTDIFSSRDTADFFYTSDMMILLEIVLRQLTDLSPGAGMRTEYISLLHQILLNSNYSEHKHKAKELMICLTRISEEEDKESEQDKLIVQEILKNSSKYF, encoded by the exons ATGTACAGATCATTATATGATTACACAGGGAAAGATAAAGGAGTTCTTCCTCTCCGTGTAGGAGAAAAGTTTCGTTTTATCGAGCAACATGATGTTAACTGGTGGAAAATGCGATCTCAAAACGGGTCCGTTGGACTTGTGCCTGCTTGTTACTTGGAAGCTGTTGACAGGGTATCG GCTAACCCAAGTGAACAAAAATCAGTTCTTGAATCTATCGATAGAGCCATTGAAGTAATTCACTCACAAGCCACTCATGCAGGTGGTGCGTACACACATGAACAAAGAGCAAATTTGAG GAAATTACTAGAACACAGAACGCGTCTTCTCTCGGGGAAAGAATCAAGGGCTTCAGGTGCTCATCATAGTGGAATGAAAAGTAGCAAGCCTGTTGTTACAGAGCATGACCCTCCTGCTCAGCCTCGCCGCCCGGCACCCACCCTACCACCACAGAAAGATAAGAAAGACAAAACCAAGGAATCCACAAAGAGAAGACCGGCTCCTTCAGTTCCTGTATCTAATGCAAACCAAACTGCTACAGAAACAAAAG AAAGCCAGTCTAGTGGTGAAGGTCAATCTGCTTCTTCTGTGCCTCCTGTTCCTCAAAGAAATGACCTGGTACCTGTTAAGGTACGAGCTGGACTTGCTGCCGAGCTGCTAGAATTGCTGAGAATCAA TACAGGTTTGAGTTATGACAAGTCTCATGTTGCTGTAGAAACAGTTGTAACACATCTTCAAATTTCCATACCATCAATATCAGATGCTATGACACAGATTTTACAAGATCTTGCGCAGCAGAAG GAATCACGCAGTGAAGATGAAGAGGCATTGCTTCAAACCCATGATGGACAGCAACTCATTGGAATTCTTGATGAGTTAACTGAACACAAGGAAGATTCACAGCAAAGAACTTGGGCTGTTCATGAAGACGAGGGAATTCTTCACAAGCTGCTTAAGAATTTGTTAAGCATACTG CTGGATGCCGACCCCACTGTCTGTCGAGCAGTACTAAGACAAGATGACTATGAATACATCAATATGCTTGTTGTCTATTTTCAAATG GAACAAAGGCAATCCCTGCGTGAACAGTTGATTGAAATATTTGGCTGCATGTGTGGTTTGGAGAAAGAAATGTTATCACAACTGTTGTGTTCTGTCTTACCTGCAGAGCTGGCCATAGAGGCTATGAACAAAAAGGAGG atGCTGTGATGCAGTGTCACTGTGCTCTGCTGTTGACTATGATCTTCTCCACTGGAgaatcagttccatttaccgtTTATG ACCAAATAGATGATTCGTTTGTGGATTTCCTTATCGATGCCATTGAAAATGCAGCAGATGATGAAGAAGGGGAACAGTTAGTAGACACCTTTGTTCCTCTTATCCTGGCTTTTAACCAACACTTTGTAG ATGTCAGTAGCAATATTGTGATAAGGGTGTTAGCCTCCCGCAAAACGGCCAAAACTTTGAGTGAAAAAATTATGTTGCTGATTAATAGAGAAG AGGACCCCACAGCCCTGTTTTCATACCCCAGAGCATGCCCTGACTCTGTGCTGAAGTTTCTAACTGATATCTTTTCTTCACGGGACACTGCTGATTTTTTCTACACCTCTGATATGATGATTCTCCTAGAGATTGTCTTGAGACAACTAACCGATCTTTCTCCAGGGGCAGGG ATGAGAACTGAATATATTTCATTGCTCCACCAAATCCTGCTTAATTCTAATTACAGTGAACACAAACATAAAGCAAAGGAATTGATGATTTGTCTCACAAGAATCAGCGAAGAAGAAGACAAGGAAAGTGAACAGGACAAACTCATCGTACAAGAAATACTAAAAAATtcctcaaaatatttttaa
- the LOC140922989 gene encoding ATP synthase subunit gamma, mitochondrial-like, giving the protein MAANGVFLRVAVFRPTSCPTVRNMATLKDISLRLRSVKNIQKITKSMKMVSAAKFGKAERELRPARVYGAGASALYEKVEITPSEADKTKPNNLIVVMSSDRGLCGGIHSNLVKAVKATLAEKGADNVKIVSCGDKARQLFLRTHADNLLMSFSEIGKRPPLFCEATFIAQEIIDSGFQFDLGEMYYNWFKSVVSYRTKTKPLVSFDSLNAASGEVLSSYDDLDSDVIKNYSEFSLASLLYYGMKEGACSEQSSRMTAMDSASKNAGEMIDKLTLTYNRTRQAVITKELIEIISGAAALD; this is encoded by the exons atggcggcgaacGGGGTCTTCCTCCGTGTTGCTGTTTTTAGACCAACATCATG TCCGACAGTAAGGAACATGGCTACGTTGAAAGATA tctctttGCGATTAAGGAGTGTCAAGAATATTCAAAAGATTACTAAGTCTATGAAGATGGTGTCAGCAGCCAAGTTTGGAAAAGCAGAGAGAGAACTTCGACCTGCAAGAGTCTATGGAGCTGGTGCATCAG ctttgtatGAGAAGGTAGAAATAACCCCAAGTGAAGCAGACAAAACCAAGCCTAACAACTTGATTGTAGTTATGTCATCTGATCGGGGACTTTGCGGTGGTATCCATTCTAATTTGGTGAAAGCTGTCAAGGCTACCTTGGCTGAAAAGGGAGCTGACAATGTGAAAATTGTTTCCTGCGGAGACAAAGCCAGACAACTGTTCCTCAGAACACATG ctgaCAACCTACTGATGAGTTTTTCTGAGATTGGCAAGAGGCCACCTTTGTTTTGTGAAGCCACGTTCATAGCACAGGAAATCATTGACAGTGGATTTCAGTTTGATTTGGGAGAAATGTACTACAACTGGTTCAA GTCAGTGGTATCTTACAGAACCAAGACGAAGCCTCTTGTCTCATTTGATTCTCTTAATGCGGCTTCAGGAG AGGTGCTCAGTTCATATGATGACCTGGATTCTGATGTAATTAAGAActactcagagttttctttggcCAGTCTCCTGTATTATGGCATGAAGGAAGGGGCTTGCAGTGAACAGAGTTCCCGTATGACAGCTATGGACAGTGCTAGTAAAAATGCTG GTGAAATGATTGACAAGTTGACCCTCACATATAACCGAACTCGTCAAGCTGTCATTACTAAGGAGTTGATTGAGATTATTTCAGGAGCTGCTGCTCTGGACTAG
- the LOC140922997 gene encoding dolichol-phosphate mannosyltransferase subunit 3-like translates to MIKLAEWIIFAGLAFSIWITLLTDILPLKVSYKAKEVIWPMPVYALIVFGCYSLATIGYRVATFNDCVEASESLKQEIKDAREDLTRKGFKFD, encoded by the exons ATGATCAAACTTGCAGAGTGGATTATATTTGCTGGACTAGCGTTTTCAATCTGGATTACATTATTAACAGATATTCTACCTCTTAAAGTATCTTACAAAGCGAAAGAAGTGATATGGCCG aTGCCAGTATATGCCCTGATAGTCTTTGGA TGTTATTCTTTAGCAACTATAGGATACCGTGTAGCGACCTTTAATGACTGCGTAGAAGCCTCTGAATCTTTGAAGCAG GAGATAAAAGATGCAAGAGAAGATTTAACAAGGAAAGGATTCAAGTTTGACTGA
- the LOC140922980 gene encoding cytoplasmic tRNA 2-thiolation protein 2-A-like, whose protein sequence is MCSVQENEDLENVPTRLENKPVKENFGGCRTCMKCLLNKAVVVVRLNDPLCKPCFLAYFTHKFRATIGKARVIRAGEKVLLAFSGGPSSSAMLHLVCEGLSPGAPKKLRFEPGIAFIDEGEILKPTREERQKYIERIRGIASKTEFPFHLFNLEDIFTLEKSAQDDAICCKKFEKQESGNDSAEKLSNLFDVTLSMTAKEDLLRTLRCQLLLATARKEGYSKVMLADCATRISIRLLSDVSQGRGADLPFDTGFSDNRHGDVTLIRPMREFATKEIALYNFFNSVETVPITTLGTMSHTHASIDRLTEEFVTGLQADFPFTVSTIFRTGDKLSAMDSSDDTTNCAFCGVPMNLGPNHFSTLSDSKLDSKLDIGASSCVGDCDSGCSSSSSGRWLTKQLVLETFCYGCQLTFRDVKFNPNDLPAYVVETANKILQRAQMKEQIKDFLLDDS, encoded by the coding sequence ATGTGTAGTGTTCAAGAAAACGAGGATTTAGAAAACGTTCCGACTCGTCTGGAAAACAAACCAGTCAAGGAAAACTTTGGAGGCTGCCGCACGTGTATGAAATGCTTGCTCAACAAAGCAGTGGTCGTTGTTCGATTGAATGATCCCCTCTGTAAGCCGTGTTTTCTTGCGTATTTCACGCACAAATTCCGTGCCACGATCGGAAAGGCACGTGTGATCAGGGCAGGCGAAAAAGTTTTGTTGGCTTTTTCTGGTGGGCCTTCTTCCAGCGCCATGTTACACTTGGTATGTGAAGGATTGAGCCCAGGAGCGCCCAAAAAGCTTCGTTTTGAACCAGGAATCGCTTTCATTGATGAAGGGGAAATTTTGAAGCCAACCAGGGAAGAACGGCAGAAATACATCGAACGAATTCGAGGTATAGCATCAAAGACAGAATTTCCTTTTCATCTGTTTAATTTGGAGGACATTTTTACCTTGGAGAAATCTGCACAAGATGACGCAATTTGTtgcaagaaatttgaaaaacaagaaaGTGGTAATGATTCGGCAGAAAAACTTTCAAACCTTTTTGACGTGACCTTATCTATGACTGCAAAGGAAGACCTACTGAGAACATTGCGATGTCAGTTACTTCTTGCAACTGCCAGGAAAGAAGGTTATTCAAAAGTAATGTTAGCTGACTGTGCCACTCGCATATCAATCCGGCTGTTGTCTGATGTCTCTCAAGGAAGGGGTGCTGACCTGCCATTTGACACTGGCTTTAGTGACAACCGTCATGGTGATGTCACCTTGATAAGACCAATGCGTGAATTTGCGACCAAGGAAATTGCACTGTATAATTTCTTCAACAGTGTGGAAACTGTGCCAATAACAACACTAGGAACAATGAGCCATACTCATGCAAGTATTGATCGCCTGACAGAAGAGTTTGTGACTGGTCTGCAGGCTGACTTTCCATTTACTGTCAGCACAATTTTTAGGACTGGAGACAAGTTATCAGCAATGGACTCCTCAGATGATACAACAAACTGTGCCTTCTGTGGAGTTCCCATGAATCTGGGACCCAATCATTTTTCAACTCTCAGTGATTCTAAGCTTGATTCTAAGCTTGATATTGGGGCATCTTCATGTGTGGGTGATTGTGACAGTGGGTGTTCTAGCTCATCATCAGGTCGCTGGTTGACCAAACAGCTTGTTCTTGAGACATTCTGTTATGGTTGTCAGCTGACCTTTAGAGATGTAAAGTTCAACCCCAATGATCTGCCAGCCTATGTTGTAGAAACTGCCAACAAAATTCTACAGAGAGCCCAGATGAAAGAACAGATTAAAGATTTCTTATTAGATGATAGTTGA